A single window of Coriobacteriia bacterium DNA harbors:
- a CDS encoding YlxR family protein has translation MKPRKVSNRTCVACRCADEKRWFVRFVRTPDGHVIVDPTGKANGRGAYLCAKPECFETARQRRRLDTALKVTLQDDDYARLRRDFDELLGRMSDSNTGR, from the coding sequence ATGAAGCCGCGCAAGGTATCCAACCGCACCTGTGTCGCCTGCCGCTGTGCTGACGAGAAGCGCTGGTTCGTGCGCTTCGTCAGGACGCCGGACGGCCACGTCATCGTCGACCCTACGGGGAAGGCGAACGGACGGGGTGCCTACTTGTGCGCCAAGCCTGAGTGCTTCGAGACCGCCCGCCAGAGGCGGCGCCTCGACACGGCACTCAAGGTGACTCTTCAAGACGACGACTACGCCAGGTTGCGACGAGACTTCGACGAGTTGCTCGGCCGCATGAGCGACTCGAATACAGGACGGTGA
- the infB gene encoding translation initiation factor IF-2 encodes MPAMRVHELAKEFGMTSKELLDRLAELRIPAKNHASTLVDAYVDKIRKQLGPEIAERQQQLEEERAKEAAAEAIRAQAAEKARKAAEDERRKAEEAERARRDEEQRVRAEEADRRRAEEEAARHAVPAPVVPTPAPKPAPAPVAAPAPTPAAKPAAATAKAAPKAAPKTAAKAKPEPVAVTPEPAAEPVAAAAPPVMDARANLEAAIAAERTRLEAEAGAALNKEEEDRYRQMAVDAEELQRQKVLDEAKAAVAAAAVEGSRKKKKHKKPVGAEVEEAQHHEAATHTELPVGGDAISVTEGVTVGEFADALEVPSSDIIKRLFLLGTPLTVNQAMSNDIIEIIGEDLGREVRVVSAEEEINEAFVFHDEPEDLKPRPPVVTVMGHVDHGKSSLLDAIRETGVAATEAGGITQHIGASVVNKNGRQITFIDTPGHEAFTAMRARGANATDIVVLVVAADDGVMPQTVEAIHHAQAAGVPIIVAVNKIDKDGANPEQVRQMLTEYEIVPEEWGGTNIFVNVSAKKRLHIDDLLEMILLQADVLELKANPDTIASGVVIEAKLDKGRGPVATVLVQRGTLHVGDAIVAGTGYGTVRALVSPKGDTVKQASPADPVEIQGLASVPSAGDEFRVYSDARDARNLAEERALKLRLAAQEKKTHVSLDDLFARISEGALKEVNLVVKADAQGSIEALKDSLDKMDQSEVVINVIHSAVGAISESDITLADASDAIVIGFNVRPQPKAKALAEEEGVDVRLYRVIYQAIEDINAARVGMLAPEFHEEDTARIEVRDLFRVPKAGVIAGCYVQEGEISRDDKIRIVRDGTIIHDGTIHSLRRFKDDVKSVRQGFECGIGVDNFQDIKEGDIIEGYKIIEVARES; translated from the coding sequence ATGCCCGCAATGAGAGTTCACGAACTCGCTAAAGAGTTCGGCATGACTAGCAAGGAGCTGCTCGACAGGCTCGCAGAGCTCAGGATTCCCGCGAAGAACCATGCTTCGACGCTGGTCGACGCCTACGTGGACAAGATCCGCAAGCAGCTCGGCCCGGAGATCGCCGAGCGCCAGCAGCAGCTCGAAGAAGAGCGCGCCAAGGAGGCAGCCGCCGAAGCGATTCGCGCACAGGCCGCCGAGAAGGCCCGCAAGGCCGCGGAGGACGAGCGCCGCAAGGCTGAGGAAGCCGAGCGCGCCCGTCGCGATGAGGAGCAGCGCGTCCGTGCCGAGGAGGCCGATCGTCGCCGTGCCGAGGAAGAGGCCGCGCGTCACGCCGTTCCCGCCCCCGTAGTGCCGACCCCAGCTCCGAAGCCGGCACCCGCTCCCGTCGCTGCGCCCGCCCCTACGCCGGCCGCAAAGCCTGCGGCTGCTACTGCTAAGGCCGCTCCCAAGGCTGCTCCCAAGACTGCCGCGAAGGCCAAGCCCGAGCCGGTGGCCGTTACGCCCGAGCCCGCTGCCGAGCCGGTGGCTGCTGCCGCGCCGCCCGTCATGGACGCCCGCGCCAACCTCGAGGCCGCCATTGCTGCAGAACGCACTCGCCTCGAGGCTGAAGCTGGTGCGGCCCTCAACAAGGAAGAAGAGGACCGCTACCGCCAGATGGCAGTCGACGCTGAGGAACTGCAGCGCCAAAAGGTGCTGGACGAGGCCAAGGCCGCAGTCGCCGCCGCAGCTGTCGAGGGCAGCCGCAAGAAGAAGAAGCACAAGAAGCCCGTGGGCGCCGAGGTCGAAGAGGCCCAGCATCACGAAGCTGCCACGCACACCGAACTGCCGGTTGGCGGTGACGCGATCAGCGTCACCGAGGGTGTGACGGTCGGCGAGTTCGCCGACGCGCTCGAGGTTCCCTCCAGCGACATCATCAAGCGACTGTTCTTGCTTGGCACGCCGCTCACGGTCAACCAGGCAATGTCGAACGACATCATCGAGATCATCGGCGAGGACCTTGGCCGAGAAGTTCGTGTTGTCTCGGCAGAGGAAGAGATCAACGAAGCGTTCGTCTTCCACGACGAGCCCGAAGACCTGAAGCCCCGCCCGCCAGTGGTCACCGTCATGGGTCACGTCGACCACGGCAAGTCGTCGCTCCTCGACGCCATTCGCGAGACCGGCGTAGCCGCGACAGAGGCGGGCGGCATCACGCAGCACATCGGTGCGTCGGTGGTTAACAAGAACGGCCGCCAGATCACCTTTATCGACACCCCGGGCCACGAGGCCTTCACCGCTATGCGTGCCCGAGGCGCCAACGCGACCGACATCGTCGTGCTGGTTGTCGCTGCCGACGACGGCGTCATGCCGCAGACGGTCGAGGCTATCCACCACGCGCAGGCCGCTGGCGTGCCGATCATCGTTGCGGTCAACAAGATCGACAAGGACGGCGCCAACCCCGAGCAGGTCCGCCAGATGCTCACCGAGTACGAGATCGTGCCGGAGGAGTGGGGCGGTACTAACATCTTCGTCAACGTCAGCGCCAAGAAGCGCCTGCACATCGACGACTTGCTCGAGATGATCCTGCTGCAGGCGGACGTTCTCGAGCTCAAGGCCAACCCCGACACCATCGCTTCCGGAGTTGTCATCGAGGCCAAGCTTGACAAGGGGCGCGGCCCGGTAGCAACCGTACTGGTTCAGCGCGGCACGCTGCACGTTGGCGACGCCATCGTGGCTGGTACCGGCTACGGCACGGTGCGTGCGCTGGTTTCGCCGAAGGGCGACACCGTCAAGCAGGCATCGCCGGCCGATCCGGTCGAGATCCAAGGTCTGGCATCGGTGCCGAGCGCTGGCGACGAGTTCCGCGTGTACTCCGACGCCCGCGACGCACGCAACCTGGCCGAGGAGCGCGCGCTCAAGCTGCGTCTCGCTGCTCAGGAGAAGAAGACACACGTCTCCCTCGACGACCTGTTCGCTCGCATTAGCGAAGGCGCACTCAAAGAGGTCAACCTCGTCGTCAAGGCTGATGCCCAGGGCTCGATCGAGGCGCTCAAGGACTCGCTGGACAAGATGGATCAGTCCGAGGTCGTCATCAACGTCATCCACTCGGCGGTCGGCGCCATCAGCGAGAGCGACATCACGCTGGCCGACGCGTCCGACGCTATCGTGATCGGCTTCAACGTTCGTCCTCAGCCCAAGGCCAAGGCTCTTGCCGAGGAAGAGGGCGTCGACGTCCGCCTGTATCGCGTCATCTACCAGGCGATTGAGGACATCAACGCCGCACGCGTGGGCATGCTGGCTCCCGAGTTCCACGAGGAGGACACGGCCCGCATCGAGGTTCGCGACCTGTTCCGCGTCCCAAAGGCGGGGGTCATCGCCGGTTGCTACGTGCAGGAAGGCGAGATCAGCCGAGACGACAAGATCCGTATCGTCCGGGACGGCACGATCATCCACGACGGCACGATCCACTCTCTGCGCCGCTTCAAGGACGACGTGAAGTCGGTCCGTCAGGGCTTCGAGTGCGGTATCGGCGTCGACAACTTCCAGGACATCAAGGAGGGCGACATCATCGAGGGCTACAAGATCATCGAAGTCGCCCGCGAGTCTTAA
- the rbfA gene encoding 30S ribosome-binding factor RbfA encodes MKQTPNTRKLGEQAREVVASLLVSEVSDPRVRLVTITGAEVSPDRSVLLVFVSADPERYDEVLAGLESAKGRLRSMIGHALGWRVTPELKFYIDTSVDSGMTIDEALRQVPPTLVAERQAAVESPAPDVAADVATDAAGAEPDEA; translated from the coding sequence ATGAAGCAGACTCCCAACACACGCAAGCTCGGTGAGCAGGCGCGAGAGGTCGTTGCATCCTTGCTCGTCAGCGAGGTCTCCGATCCGCGCGTCCGCCTGGTCACGATCACTGGTGCCGAGGTCAGCCCGGATCGCTCCGTGCTGCTGGTCTTCGTCAGCGCCGATCCCGAGCGCTACGACGAGGTGCTCGCCGGGCTCGAGTCGGCCAAGGGCCGCTTGCGCTCGATGATAGGCCACGCTCTGGGCTGGCGCGTTACGCCCGAGCTGAAGTTCTATATCGACACATCGGTCGACTCCGGCATGACGATCGACGAGGCGTTGCGCCAAGTGCCCCCGACGCTCGTCGCCGAGCGCCAGGCTGCTGTTGAGAGCCCTGCGCCTGACGTCGCTGCCGACGTGGCTACCGATGCCGCTGGCGCCGAGCCGGACGAGGCGTAG
- a CDS encoding bifunctional oligoribonuclease/PAP phosphatase NrnA — protein MQAAYHHAAVALRRATSVVVCGHVRPDGDAIGSNLGLTLALREAGIAAVPTLANRESAPSTYDFLPGFGLFVAVEQLEAPDVFVAVDSPNPDRLGAAEQLMRSAKTVIVVDHHPDAKPYGQISVVDDTAAATGQLIWGLAKTLLQEPSADVALCCYVGLITDTGRFSYDNTSARAFQDAAEMIAVGVDPANTARLVYQNRSKASLEIEACAMSRLTVANDGHVAYAWVTDEDFAQLGVLPEEAESLPDSVRLLRGIDVAFLMRQAGDEVRVNLRAKCGFDVGSVARAFGGGGHRAASGLTFHGTMAELLPQLLALLPGGEAA, from the coding sequence ATGCAGGCCGCCTACCACCACGCCGCGGTCGCGCTCAGGCGCGCGACTTCGGTCGTGGTGTGCGGCCACGTCCGACCCGACGGCGATGCTATCGGCTCCAACCTGGGACTGACCCTGGCCTTGCGCGAGGCCGGCATCGCCGCTGTCCCCACGCTGGCCAACCGCGAGAGCGCGCCGTCGACCTACGACTTTCTGCCAGGCTTCGGCCTGTTCGTGGCGGTCGAGCAACTCGAGGCTCCGGACGTCTTCGTGGCGGTCGACAGCCCCAACCCTGATCGCCTCGGCGCCGCCGAGCAGCTCATGCGATCGGCCAAGACGGTCATCGTTGTTGACCATCACCCAGATGCAAAGCCGTACGGCCAGATCTCCGTTGTCGACGACACCGCCGCAGCCACCGGCCAGCTCATCTGGGGCTTAGCCAAGACGCTCCTCCAGGAGCCCAGCGCCGACGTGGCCTTGTGCTGTTACGTCGGCCTGATCACGGACACTGGGCGCTTCTCCTACGACAACACCTCCGCACGCGCCTTCCAAGACGCGGCTGAGATGATCGCCGTGGGCGTGGATCCTGCCAACACTGCTCGGCTGGTCTACCAGAACCGGTCCAAGGCCTCTCTCGAGATCGAAGCATGTGCGATGTCACGCTTGACCGTTGCAAACGACGGCCACGTTGCTTACGCGTGGGTCACCGACGAAGACTTCGCGCAACTCGGCGTTCTGCCGGAGGAGGCCGAGTCGTTGCCCGACTCCGTGCGCCTGCTCCGAGGCATCGACGTCGCCTTCCTCATGCGCCAGGCGGGCGATGAGGTGCGCGTGAACTTGCGTGCCAAGTGCGGCTTCGACGTGGGAAGTGTGGCCCGCGCCTTCGGTGGTGGCGGACATCGCGCAGCCTCCGGTCTTACATTCCATGGCACTATGGCCGAGCTGCTGCCGCAGCTCCTCGCGCTGCTCCCCGGAGGCGAAGCTGCGTGA
- the truB gene encoding tRNA pseudouridine(55) synthase TruB: protein MSARRGATDLSGILAIDKPGGITSHDVVNRVRRITGERRVGHAGTLDPMATGLLVVLVGPATRLSSYLTAAEKAYEARIVFGTETDTDDAEGRVTATAGVPDEIGDPFFATQTVASLVGTHQQIPPAYSAIKRGGVTAYEAARKGDALELDARTIEVTGARLLGVECLAEYAWDVEFEVSKGTYIRALARDLGRALDSAAHLGALRRTRSGAMDVAQAHALEQLESAADVRSLFVDPFAALGLPVVSVGDTLAARLATGATLADDAEGMVAVAHDGVLVGVYAGSMGMLKPLSVIPGGVTGGVQ, encoded by the coding sequence GTGAGTGCTCGCCGAGGAGCAACCGACCTCTCGGGAATCCTCGCCATAGACAAGCCGGGCGGGATAACCAGCCACGACGTCGTCAACCGCGTGCGTCGCATCACCGGCGAACGCCGAGTCGGCCACGCCGGCACCCTGGACCCCATGGCGACCGGACTGCTGGTGGTGCTTGTCGGCCCGGCCACACGCCTCTCGAGCTACCTCACAGCCGCCGAGAAGGCGTATGAGGCACGCATCGTGTTTGGCACCGAGACCGACACCGATGACGCCGAGGGCCGCGTCACGGCCACCGCCGGCGTTCCCGACGAGATCGGCGACCCGTTCTTCGCGACTCAGACGGTCGCTTCACTCGTCGGGACGCACCAGCAGATACCGCCCGCATACAGCGCGATCAAACGGGGGGGAGTGACCGCCTACGAGGCGGCCCGCAAGGGTGACGCGCTGGAACTCGACGCTCGCACCATCGAGGTCACAGGCGCGCGGTTGCTCGGCGTGGAGTGCTTGGCCGAGTACGCCTGGGACGTCGAGTTCGAAGTCTCCAAAGGCACCTACATCCGCGCGCTTGCCCGCGACCTTGGCCGCGCGCTCGACTCGGCGGCGCATCTCGGCGCGCTGCGCCGCACTCGCTCCGGCGCGATGGATGTCGCGCAGGCGCACGCGCTCGAGCAGCTCGAGTCCGCTGCTGACGTGCGCTCGCTCTTCGTCGATCCATTCGCGGCCTTGGGGCTTCCGGTCGTGAGCGTCGGCGACACCTTGGCCGCGCGGCTTGCAACTGGCGCCACCCTGGCCGACGACGCCGAAGGGATGGTCGCGGTTGCGCATGACGGCGTGCTGGTCGGCGTGTACGCTGGCTCGATGGGGATGCTCAAGCCGCTGTCGGTGATTCCCGGCGGCGTCACGGGGGGAGTGCAATGA